The Vitis vinifera cultivar Pinot Noir 40024 chromosome 12, ASM3070453v1 genome has a segment encoding these proteins:
- the LOC100256765 gene encoding dirigent protein 23 has product MAPTSLKIIILPLLLLAIPICLEAKPFKLKQTNIVFYMQEWESGANITSIPVAGIPKKPWATLAFGTIFAIDDALTESSDRKSAQVGRAQGIFVNTALDGTDLHLLMSLVFTNKEYNGSTLEIQGADRQFQKYREVSVVSGTGKFRFARGYATLETVYLDMPNANAILRWNVTVLSF; this is encoded by the coding sequence ATGGCACCAACCTCACTCAAAATCATAATTCTCCCTCTACTGCTTCTAGCCATACCAATATGCTTAGAAGCAAAACCCTTCAAACTCAAACAAACCAATATAGTTTTCTACATGCAAGAATGGGAATCCGGAGCAAATATCACCTCCATCCCGGTGGCTGGCATCCCAAAGAAGCCATGGGCCACTCTTGCATTTGGTACCATCTTTGCCATAGATGATGCATTAACTGAATCCTCTGATCGGAAGTCAGCACAAGTAGGGCGTGCCCAGGGCATCTTTGTGAACACAGCGCTGGACGGCACTGACTTGCACTTGTTGATGTCCCTGGTATTCACCAACAAAGAGTACAATGGCAGCACCCTTGAGATTCAAGGTGCTGATAGGCAATTCCAGAAGTACAGAGAGGTTTCTGTGGTGTCCGGAACTGGGAAGTTCCGGTTTGCCAGGGGCTATGCCACCTTGGAGACTGTTTACTTGGATATGCCGAATGCCAACGCCATCCTTCGGTGGAATGTTACGGTTCTTTCTTTTTGA